The following proteins are co-located in the Desulfonatronum thiodismutans genome:
- a CDS encoding response regulator, which yields MTSTSNVVLDQDFANHHPGSSAGPHVLLIVTDTGYGMDAQTREHIFDPFFTTKEVGKGTGLGLASAYGIAKSHGGYIQCFSEPGSGTSFRIYWPAMNEQEISPTEEPRESILQGGDESILVVDDEPEIRELTQEALEALGYTIKSAASGEEALRIYQEHGQILDLVLLDLNMPGMGGYKCLQELSRMNPSVKVVISSGYSANGNAGAAQAAGAAGFIGKPYRLKELATMVRVVLDEPTSGGQAR from the coding sequence ATGACTTCAACAAGCAACGTGGTCCTGGACCAAGACTTCGCCAACCACCATCCGGGCTCGTCCGCCGGACCTCACGTGCTCCTGATCGTGACGGACACGGGGTACGGCATGGACGCCCAAACCCGCGAGCATATCTTCGATCCCTTCTTCACCACCAAGGAAGTGGGCAAAGGCACCGGCCTGGGCCTGGCCTCGGCATACGGCATCGCCAAGAGCCACGGCGGCTACATCCAATGCTTCAGCGAACCGGGCTCAGGAACGTCGTTCAGAATTTACTGGCCGGCCATGAACGAACAGGAGATCAGCCCGACCGAGGAACCGCGGGAAAGCATCCTTCAAGGCGGCGACGAGTCCATTCTCGTGGTTGACGATGAGCCGGAAATCCGGGAATTGACCCAAGAGGCCCTGGAGGCCCTGGGCTACACCATAAAGAGCGCCGCCAGCGGAGAAGAGGCCCTGCGGATTTACCAAGAACACGGCCAAATCCTCGACTTGGTCCTTTTGGACCTTAATATGCCTGGCATGGGAGGATATAAGTGCCTCCAGGAATTGTCGCGGATGAATCCCTCGGTCAAAGTGGTGATCAGCAGCGGTTATTCGGCCAATGGGAATGCCGGCGCGGCCCAGGCGGCCGGAGCCGCGGGCTTTATCGGCAAACCGTACCGGCTGAAGGAACTGGCGACCATGGTGCGGGTTGTGCTGGATGAACCGACATCCGGCGGTCAGGCCCGCTGA
- a CDS encoding ATP-binding protein: MEPSSSAMVALVQNAALLLATALLFDVFASRWRSGELFLLQKVFVGLLLGGIGMVVMLTPWTLLPGVVFDTRSVLIGITGLFFGAIPAALTMAMTAALRLYQGGSGVWMGVAAILVSGGIGLAWRYARKKRLAAISWLELLAFGIAVHIGMLAMTVFLPRDVAFHVFTNIAGPVMLIYPVATALLGSLMIRRLIHEQSEEQVRDEKKYSRTLFDESPIGLALCRMDGSLVDVNPAYARIIGRTVDETLSLTYWDMTPEEYESLEQAQLRFLAETGRYGPFDKEYMHADGHRVPVRLQGLITEIKGERFILSAVEDITDQRKHEQALLQAKEQAEAANQAKSEFLANMSHEIRTPINGVMGMLQLLNTTRLDDKQHRYIQLATSSAERLTRLLSDILDLSRVEAGKMEIHASTFSLDELQDSITGLFAVTAQSKGIALECTVDPAIPPRLVGDEARVRQILFNLVGNALKFSDAGKITVDMVPIRSWKPGAARLLFTVTDTGIGIPENKLKDLFQPFTQVDGSYTRRHQGAGLGLAIVKRLVELMDGNLCMESREGEGTSAHFALHFKLPDDTTTKNDSPLPSASAPSGLRILLAEDDPSNAFPTQERLKLAGHHVTLAENGKQVLKLLKEQDFDVILMDIQMPEMDGLEATRRIRAMEDESQKSEDRDPNSDPQVSSFNPQPSRRTPIIALTAYAMAGDREKFLEAGMNDYLAKPVLVKDLEKALEKIIRRSD, translated from the coding sequence GTGGAACCATCGTCTTCGGCCATGGTCGCCTTGGTGCAAAACGCCGCGCTGCTTCTGGCGACGGCATTGCTTTTCGACGTTTTCGCCTCCAGGTGGCGAAGCGGGGAACTCTTTCTTCTCCAAAAGGTCTTTGTCGGACTGCTTCTCGGAGGCATCGGCATGGTGGTCATGCTGACCCCGTGGACTCTGCTTCCCGGCGTAGTATTTGATACGAGATCCGTCCTGATCGGCATAACGGGCCTGTTCTTCGGGGCCATTCCCGCGGCGCTGACCATGGCCATGACGGCCGCCTTGCGCCTTTATCAAGGCGGTTCGGGCGTCTGGATGGGCGTCGCGGCGATCCTGGTTTCAGGGGGCATCGGCCTCGCCTGGCGGTATGCGCGGAAAAAGCGACTGGCAGCCATTTCATGGCTTGAACTCCTCGCTTTCGGAATCGCCGTCCACATCGGCATGCTGGCCATGACGGTCTTCCTGCCCAGGGATGTCGCGTTTCATGTTTTTACAAACATCGCCGGGCCGGTGATGCTGATCTATCCCGTGGCCACGGCTCTGCTTGGAAGCCTGATGATCAGACGCTTGATCCATGAACAGTCCGAGGAACAGGTACGGGATGAAAAGAAATACAGCCGGACCCTGTTTGACGAGTCCCCCATCGGATTGGCGCTTTGTCGTATGGATGGGAGCCTCGTGGACGTCAATCCCGCCTATGCGCGGATCATCGGACGCACTGTTGATGAGACGTTATCCCTGACGTATTGGGATATGACTCCAGAGGAATATGAATCACTGGAACAGGCTCAGTTGCGATTTCTCGCCGAAACCGGACGGTATGGACCATTCGATAAAGAATACATGCACGCGGACGGCCACCGGGTGCCGGTCCGTCTGCAGGGCTTGATCACGGAGATAAAGGGCGAACGGTTCATTCTGTCGGCGGTGGAGGACATCACCGACCAAAGAAAGCACGAACAAGCCCTGCTCCAGGCCAAGGAACAGGCTGAAGCAGCCAACCAGGCCAAATCCGAATTTTTGGCCAATATGAGCCACGAAATCCGCACCCCGATCAACGGCGTCATGGGCATGCTGCAACTCCTGAACACTACCAGGCTGGACGACAAGCAACATCGCTACATTCAGCTTGCCACAAGTTCCGCCGAGCGCCTGACCAGGCTGCTGTCCGACATTCTCGACCTGTCCCGGGTCGAGGCGGGCAAGATGGAGATCCATGCATCGACATTCAGCCTGGACGAACTGCAAGACTCCATCACCGGACTGTTCGCCGTCACGGCCCAAAGCAAGGGCATCGCCCTGGAATGCACCGTTGATCCCGCCATTCCGCCGCGCCTGGTGGGAGACGAAGCCCGGGTCCGGCAAATTCTCTTCAACCTGGTCGGCAACGCCTTGAAATTCAGCGATGCCGGAAAAATCACCGTGGATATGGTTCCGATCCGGTCCTGGAAACCCGGAGCCGCCCGGCTCCTCTTCACCGTAACCGACACGGGCATCGGCATACCCGAGAACAAGTTGAAGGACCTTTTCCAGCCCTTCACCCAAGTGGACGGCTCCTACACCCGTAGACACCAAGGGGCAGGACTGGGACTGGCCATCGTCAAGCGGCTGGTTGAACTCATGGATGGAAATCTCTGCATGGAAAGCCGGGAAGGTGAAGGCACTTCAGCCCACTTCGCCCTGCACTTCAAGCTCCCCGACGACACGACTACGAAAAACGATTCCCCGTTGCCCTCCGCTTCCGCCCCATCCGGTTTGCGCATTTTGCTGGCCGAAGACGATCCGTCGAACGCTTTCCCCACCCAGGAACGGTTGAAACTCGCCGGGCACCACGTCACCCTCGCTGAAAACGGCAAACAGGTCCTGAAACTGCTCAAGGAGCAGGATTTCGACGTCATCCTGATGGACATCCAGATGCCGGAGATGGACGGCCTGGAGGCAACGCGACGCATCCGTGCCATGGAGGACGAAAGTCAGAAGTCAGAAGACAGAGATCCGAACTCTGACCCTCAGGTCTCAAGTTTCAACCCTCAGCCCTCTCGGCGAACGCCGATCATCGCCCTGACCGCTTACGCCATGGCCGGGGATAGGGAGAAGTTTCTGGAAGCCGGGATGAACGACTATCTAGCCAAGCCGGTGCTGGTGAAAGACCTGGAAAAGGCCTTGGAAAAGATTATTCGGCGATCAGATTGA